The region TTTGGTTTTGTTCCAAACCAGGCTTCATGAGGAGTAAGATTCGACATTGCTCGTGTTGGCAGCTTGTTTAAAATATAAATGGCATGAGTGACTGCCTCTCCCCAATAAGTAGCTGGCACCTGTCTTTCCTTGAGCATGCTTCGTGCCATGGCAACTACTGTACAATTCCGGCGCTCTAcgacaccattttgttgtggtgtgtAGGGTTCCGTGTAGTGCTTAAGTATGCCATGTTCCTCACAAAAAAGGTTGAACTCTTTTGAACAAAATTCGCCTCCTCGATCGGTTCTTAAAACTTGAATACCCTGTCATTTTCAATTCTCAACAAGAACTTTAAACTTCTTGAAATAATTCAGTGCCTCATTCTTGTGTTTAAGGAAATAAACCCACATCATACGGCTGTAGTCATCAACAAGAAGCATAAAATAATTGTTCCCCCCGGTGTGGAAGGGGATATAGGACCGCATAAATCCAAATGTATTAATTCTAGAGCAGACTTAGCAATAAAATTAGATTTATTTGGAAAAGGCTTATGTGTTTGTTTTGTCATAAGGCAACTCTCACAGATTTCTTTGGGGTGAACAATGTTTGGTACACCATGAGCCATATGATTCTTTGATAACAGTTGCATTTCCTTGAAATTTACGTGTCCGAGTCTCTTATGCCACAACCATGCTTCCTCGTCACCCTTTGTTAGTAGACAATAATGTTTCGCTTCCTGAATGTGAATCTTATAGAGTCGATTTGCAGACCTTTGGACTTGCATAAGCATCCTTCCACAACTATCATAAACCCACAGCTTCTCTCCGTTCATGACAACTCTATTTCCCTCCCCCAAGAGCTGTCCTAAGCTGATGATGTTGCTTCGCAAAGTAGGTAGTAGCAGACTTCGCTTAAAATTCTGGTCTCCCCATTCTTGCACAGGAATTTGATTGAACCTCTGCCCTAAATTTGGACTACTGAGCCATCACCAAATTTCACTTCCCCTTTCACAGTCCTGTCAAGCTTTTCAAATTTCTCACGACGTCCAGTCATGTGATTACTAGCTCCATTATCAAGATACCATACGTTTTCATCTCTCTCCTTGATGTTTACTATAATCTTATCCTCGGTAATGCCAATCACATCAGGTTTGATGTTTTCGCATAAATTCATCAAGAGTGCAGGTTCTTCGTCGATTATAAATGACATATTTGCTTCCCCTCTTTGTGGCCTGTTCTTCTTAGGCTTACGACACTCATAAGCGAAGTGTCCATATGCAgcacaattataacatttcaCCTGGCTTCTATCTCGAGCCATACGGTTATCCCTTATGTGATAATCACTACCACTGCTTTGCCCAGCCTTTCCTGACTTCTTCAACCACTCTTCTCGAGTGAGAAAAAGTTTCCTGTCGTTGCCTTCTCTCTTGAGCCACTCATCCTCAGTCAAGAGTAGTTGCTGCCCCTCGTTCTCCGTTTGTCCACCCAAGCGTTCCTCATGGGCTTTAAGAGAACCAATGACCTCCTCCACGGACATAGTGTCTAAGTTACCAAATTGTTCGATTGCAGACGCAATTTGGAGGAACTTAGTTGGGACAACCCTTAGTAGCTTTTTAACGACATACTCTTCAGCAATTGTCTCTCCTAACGCCCTGATTTTCGAAACCAAGCCGTTTAATTTCATACAAAAGTCATCCAACATTTCAGTGTCTTTCATCTTTAGAGACTCAAACTCTGATTTTAGGGTCTGAGCTTTAGCCTTCTTTACTTTATCCGCACCTAGGCACATTATTTTTATAGCCCCCCAAGCCTCCTTCGATGTTTTCTTTTCTGCTATCGTTAACAACATGTCATCTGCAATCCCTTGATAGATAATGGCTAGTGCGCGCTTGTCTGTTTTTTCTTCGACTGTACCCTTTGGATCCTTTGGTTCTATTGCATCCCAAACACCGTGTGCCTGCATAAAGACTTTTATCTTGATGGCCCATGTGGTGTAGTTCGTCTTAGTTAGCATAGGATAGCTCAGTCCAAATGACCCCTCCTTGTTCTTGCTAGCTTCCATTTCACTATTTAACCACGATCGTGTTTCACAGGTGACTTGAGTGCTCTGATACCAGATGTTAGAGCAAATAAAGAAAGAGATAACACAGCTAATATTTGATTGATTACTTGTATGAAATTCTTACAATTGATGAGATCTTACTGAATTAACCAGCACTGCTACTTAAACAACTTGTAACAGAATTGTGCTATAAACTAGGATAATTGATCCTAATTTATCTCTCACTTATTTTAATCCTAAACTTGCGGGACACTACTATAACCAACTACAATAATCGAGACTTTTTATTCAATAACATAAACTCAAATAAATATGTTTAGATTAAGCCCAAGCCCAACAAtattggttgcaaaaggatatgcTCAAGAGCACAAGATAGACTACCATGAGATTTTTACACTAGTGAGATGTTGGAAACTGTTCGTTTGTTATTGGCTGTGTCAACCAAAAATAATTGGCAAGTTCATCATTTAGACGTGAAAACAATGATTACTGAGTCGCTGGAGGTGTGCGACTCAGCCAAAGGGATATGTAAAGGAGGTCAAGAACATTTAGTTTATAAGTTGATTAAGGTAATTTCACAGCTTACTAAAATCTTTTTTATCAAAactaaaaatataaacaaaatatgcttaatttttatgaaatattcaaattttacattaataaaacaatattt is a window of Apium graveolens cultivar Ventura chromosome 11, ASM990537v1, whole genome shotgun sequence DNA encoding:
- the LOC141696602 gene encoding uncharacterized protein LOC141696602, whose protein sequence is MEASKNKEGSFGLSYPMLTKTNYTTWAIKIKVFMQAHGVWDAIEPKDPKGTVEEKTDKRALAIIYQGIADDMLLTIAEKKTSKEAWGAIKIMCLGADKVKKAKAQTLKSEFESLKMKDTEMLDDFCMKLNGLVSKIRALGETIAEEYVVKKLLRVVPTKFLQIASAIEQFGNLDTMSVEEVIGSLKAHEERLGGQTENEGQQLLLTEDEWLKREGNDRKLFLTREEWLKKSGKAGQSSGSDYHIRDNRMARDRSQVKCYNCAAYGHFAYECRKPKKNRPQRGEANMSFIIDEEPALLMNLCENIKPDVIGITEDKIIVNIKERDENVWYLDNGASNHMTGRREKFEKLDRTVKGEVKFGDGSVVQI